The Rufibacter sp. DG15C region ACAGGCCAAAAGCGGGCAGACTTTAATAAAAATCAACCTGCATTTAAGCAACTTAACTATCGTTACAATACATAACCAAGCCCCATGTATAAACCCACAGATGCCCAGACCTGGAAAGGAAGAGTAGATGCCGCAGACGGTGAGTTGGGCTTGCGCTGGCACCAGGTGATGCAGTTGCTCAGGCTGTCGCCGGACCAGGAATTGCCACAAGTGGCGCCGGGCAAGCGTGGTTTTGCATTCCTGGGGTTCTGCTGTGATGAAGGCGTGCGCCGGAACCAGGGCAGGGTAGGAGCGGCCAGCGCGCCGCCTTTGATTCGGCAAGCCATGGCCTCCTTCGCGAACCACTTGCCCAGCAAATCTTCTCTACACGATGCGGGCGATGTGCTGGTGTTGAATCAGCATCTAGAAGAAGCGCAGGTGCAGTTGGGCAAGAAGGTGCAAGCCTTGCAGGAGCATGGCTACAAAACCATTGTCTTAGGCGGTGGCCATGAAACGGCGTATGGGCATTTTCTGGGTTTACAATCTGGGTTGCAGGAAGAGGAGACGTTGGGTGTCATCAATTTCGATGCCCATTTTGACTTGCGTAGTTACGCAACGCAACCCAGTTCAGGTACGCCGTTTTTGCAGATAGCAGACGTCTTAGATAAGCAGAACAAAGACTTTAATTACCTCTGTCTGGGCATTCAGGAATAT contains the following coding sequences:
- the hutG gene encoding formimidoylglutamase, whose translation is MYKPTDAQTWKGRVDAADGELGLRWHQVMQLLRLSPDQELPQVAPGKRGFAFLGFCCDEGVRRNQGRVGAASAPPLIRQAMASFANHLPSKSSLHDAGDVLVLNQHLEEAQVQLGKKVQALQEHGYKTIVLGGGHETAYGHFLGLQSGLQEEETLGVINFDAHFDLRSYATQPSSGTPFLQIADVLDKQNKDFNYLCLGIQEYGNTRALFNTAQNLGAEYVLSQDLHMFKAEALKTDVQAFLSKVDKVYVSIDLDVFAAGYAPGVSAPAAMGVQPDIVLLLLQEIMKSGKVLSLDVVELNPQFDIDSRTAKLAASLIYHSVMNWR